The Miscanthus floridulus cultivar M001 chromosome 17, ASM1932011v1, whole genome shotgun sequence genome has a window encoding:
- the LOC136518172 gene encoding uncharacterized protein codes for MAVLQPPLLTPPPLCCCSHACLYPRFLKLPPKFSNGACSTAARPSDRSELLVGKSGALAWRAAGRQRRRLGVTGAGRGPFFGGGGRRMDKGTTRVVGNLAFAAVVTYLAVTGQLRWVIDAIVSLWLLTILLPVLALGAFFFFAGQDILQGDCPNCGKSFQILKSALKDGPQLCPYCTQPFSVQGNKFVRESARFSSGRGATATNGQVFNEFFNRNMRGTAPSGTIVDVEAEVKDVE; via the exons ATGGCCGTGCTCCAGCCTCCTCTTCTCACTCCTCCCCCGCTCTGCTGCTGCTCGCATGCCTGCCTCTACCCAAGGTTCTTGAAACTACCTCCGAAATTCTCGAATGGGGCCTGTTCCACGGCGGCGAGGCCGTCGGACCGGAGCGAGTTATTAGTGGGTAAAAGCGGGGCCTTGGCTTGGAGAGCGGCGGGGAGACAACGGCGGCGGCTTGGCGTCACCGGAGCTGGGAGAGGCCCCTTCTTTGGCGGCGGCGGGAGGCGTATGGACAAGGGCACCACCCGGGTCGTGGGGAACCTCGCCTTCGCTGCCGTCGTTACGTACCTCGCCGTGACCGGCCAGCTCCGGTGGGTTATTGACGCCATCGTCTCCCTCTGG CTCCTCACAATACTGCTGCCTGTTCTGGCTCTGGGTGCATTTTTCTTCTTTGCAGGACAAGATATACTGCAGGGCGAT TGTCCAAACTGTGGAAAAAGCTTCCAGATACTGAA GTCAGCTTTGAAGGATGGCCCACAACTATGTCCTTATTGCACTCAACCTTTCTCTG TTCAGGGCAACAAATTTGTTAGAGAATCTGCTAGATTTTCATCTGGGAGGGGCGCTACTGCTACAAATGGTCAAGTGTTCAATGAGTTCTTCAACCGCAACATGAGAG GAACAGCGCCTTCTGGAACGATTGTGGACGTTGAGGCTGAAGTCAAGGACGTCGAGTGA
- the LOC136517140 gene encoding LOW QUALITY PROTEIN: uncharacterized protein (The sequence of the model RefSeq protein was modified relative to this genomic sequence to represent the inferred CDS: deleted 5 bases in 5 codons), whose amino-acid sequence MARHPKPPASPSLSPPPCPPSESDPGIGFDPIEEWLVDFDPAMSSELAAKGLGPAEQAAAVPHTLVETAAEKSSELEFGVKDGKVEVVSGGGLDGLLAPDQLLVSGIGNLDVREDIPEGEGAVAMEMAAARPAPADAEMNTTVCVEVESEGGKEGQEAPPAPSDAEMMNTTVSAEVQPEGGKERLESSDEESESESSENDDDSSSTEASSSSEEEKEQGVHKDEESSEASSSEEEELGVKRHGGKADNLETLLEEGELMIRSNEEDEEQKGGIKSKYEAEVLPPVPKIEIQLEPHHQTLPVGTISAIMGERVIVEGSVQHNPLNEGSILWITERRTPLGIVDELFGPVKNPYYLVRYNSEEEVPAGISARINVSFVAEFADHILNMKELYAKGYDESDPVDNDEEEDLPDFSDDEKEAEYKRSLCQAKRQTDRQHEPMKTSRDRKRSQSRGSGIRKPVPPRNLDTSTPGHQPRPHFHRSDMAPAGAENTARSLGPQNAPMFAPTMLPCGPMNPSVPSPVPLANQMGGCFMNPAQQQFLPQQPNMVWPGGFPQPPHPNMGVDGAALAANIMQNLLAGANQFQQQFQNPNFSGAGANQFPQQFQNQNFSGPGANEFQQQFQNQKFGGFPNQMPMPFPQFMHQTGMPANPMPFGGRPPVNSPFGPTPQVPMGQGNFGQPPNSQGFTNLAPPRGDGKQDSPSQFSSRQFHQGSPSFGRGRTQQRGGGGRHSSGRGGRGGRHRR is encoded by the exons ATGGCGCGACATCCTAAGCCACCCGCGTCCCCGTCCCTATCCCCGCCGCCGTGCCCGCCCTCGGAGTCGGACCCCGGCATCGGCTTCGACCCAATCGAGGAGTGGCTCGTGGACTTCGACCCGGCCATGTCGAGCGAGCTAGCGGCCAAGGGTCTCGGCCCCGCTGAGCAAGCGGCGGCGGTTCCGCATACGCTGGTGGAGACTGCGGCGGAAAAGAGCTCCGAGCTCGAGTTTGGTGTGAAGGACGGGAAAGTAGAGGTGGTGAGCGGCGGCGGATTGGACGGGCTGCTTGCCCCGGATCAGCTACTGGTGTCGGGGATTGGCaatttggatgtgagagaggACATTCCAGAGGGAGAGGGAGCGGTTGCTATGGAGATGGCTGCCGCACGGCCCGCGCCTGCTGATGCTGAGATGAATACCACGGTGTGCGTGGAAGTGGAATCGGAAGGTGGCAAGGAAGGGCAGGAGGCACCACCCGCACCTTCTGATGCTGAGATGATGAATACCACGGTGTCCGCGGAAGTACAACCGGAAGGTGGCAAGGAAAGGCTGGAGAGCAGCGATGAAGAGTCGGAGTCAGAGAGCAGTGAGAATGATGATGACAGCTCATCGACTGAGGCTTCCTCGAGCAGTGAAGAGGAGAAAGAGCAGGGGGTCCACAAGGATGAGGAATCGAGTGAAGCCTCAAGCAGCGAAGAGGAAGAACTTGGAGTTAAGAGGCATGGTGGTAAGGCCGATAACCTGGAGACCCTCCTCGAGGAAGGCGAGTTGATGATCAGGAGcaatgaggaggatgaggaacaaAAGGGAGGCATCAAGTCCAAATATGAAGCAGAG GTCCTTCCACCAGTCCCAAAAATTGAAATACAGTTGGAACCACATCATCAGACTCTTCCGGTAGGGACTATTTCTGCT ATAATGGGTGAGAGAGTAATTGTTGAAGGTTCAGTCCAACACAACCCCTTGAATGAGGGTTCAATTCTCTGGATAACAGAAAGGAGGACGCCACTTGGTATAGTTGATGAGTTGTTTGGACCCGTTAAGAACCCATACTACCTTGTGCGGTACAACTCTGAGGAAGAGGTACCTGCTGGGATCAGTGCAAGGATCAATGTCTCTTTTGTAGCA GAGTTTGCAGATCACATCCTGAATATGAAGGAGCTCTATGCAAAAGGCTATGATGAATCTGATCCTGTAGacaatgatgaagaagaagatttaCCTGAtttctctgatgatgaaaaggagGCTGAGTACAAACGGTCATTATGTCAAGCAAAAAGGCAGACTGATAGACAGCATGAGCCTATGAAGACTTCTCGTGATAGGAAGAGATCACAGTCTAGAGGTAGCGGAATCCGGAAGCCCGTGCCG CCAAGGAACCTGGATACATCAACACCAGGTCACCAGCCACGGCCTCATTTTCACCGCTCAGATATGGCTCCTGCAGGTGCTGAAAATACAGCACGTTCATTGGGTCCTCAAAATGCACCTATGTTTGCTCCAACCATGCTGCCGTGTGGCCCAATGAACCCTTCTGTGCCATCACCTGTTCCTCTTGCAAATCAGATGGGTGGCTGCTTCATGAATCCGGCGCAG CAGCAGTTCTTACCGCAGCAGCCTAATATGGTTTGGCCTGGTGGATTTCCACAGCCTCCTCATCCGAACATGGGGGTAGATGGAGCCGCACTT GCTGCCAACATCATGCAGAACCTCCTCGCAGGAGCCAACCAATTCCAGCAGCAGTTTCAGAATCCGAACTTCAGTGGCGCAGGAGCCAACCAATTCCCGCAGCAGTTTCAGAACCAGAACTTCAGTGGCCCGGGAGCCAACGAATTCCAGCAGCAGTTTCAGAACCAGAAATTCGGTGGCTTCCCAAACCAAATGCCGATGCCCTTTCCTCAGTTCATGCACCAAACTGGAATGCCTGCAAATCCGATGCCATTCGGTGGCAGACCACCAGTGAACTCTCCATTTGGTCCCACGCCTCAAGTGCCTATGGGGCAAGGCAACTTTGGTCAGCCTCCAAATTCACAAGGATTTACAAATCTGGCGCCACCCCGTGGAGAT GGGAAGCAAGATTCACCTTCGCAGTTCAGTTCTAGGCAGTTTCATCAAGGGAGCCCGTCCTTTGGCCGGGGAAGGACGcagcagcgcggcggcggcggacggcaTTCCTCTGGCAGAGGTGGCAGAGGCGGCCGGCATCGCAGATAG
- the LOC136516300 gene encoding secretory carrier-associated membrane protein 3: protein MAGKHGRNGFDDDNVNPFAGGSVPPATNSRLSPLSHEPADFYNVDIPLDSSKDLKKKEKELQAMEAELNKRERELKRKEEAASRAGIVIEEKNWPPFFPLIHHDISNEIPIHLQRMQYLAFSSFLGLVACLFWNIIATTTAWIKGEGVMIWLLAIIYFISGAPGAYVLWYRPLYNAMRTESALKFGWFFLFYMIHIIFCVWAAVAPPFPFKGKSLAGILPAIDVISKNAIVGIFYFVGFGLFCLESLLSIGVIQQVYMYFRGSGKAAEMKREAARSALSSAF, encoded by the exons ATGGCGGGGAAACACGGGCGCAACGGCTTCGACGACGACAACGTCAACCCCTTCGCG GGAGGAAGTGTTCCACCTGCCACCAATTCTCGCCTCTCACCTCTATCACATGAACCGGCTGATTTCTACAATGTGGACATTCCTCTCGACTCGTCAAAG GATCTGAAGAAAAAGGAGAAAGAACTCCAGGCTATGGAGGCTGAGCTAAACAAAAGAGAGCGG GAATTGAAAAGGAAGGAAGAGGCGGCATCCCGAG cTGGCATTGTGATAGAAGAGAAAAATTGGCCTCCCTTTTTTCCCCTTATCCACCACGACATTTCCAATGAGATACCTATCCATCTACAAAGGATGCAGTACCTTGCATTCTCGTCATTCTTGG GATTGGTAGCGTGTCTCTTTTGGAATATCATTGCAACTACAACAGCATGGATTAAAGGGGAAG GTGTTATGATCTGGCTGCTTGCCATTATCTACTTCATATCTGGTGCACCCGGGGCTTATGTGTTATGGTATCGACCTCTTTATAATGCAATGAG AACTGAGAGCGCTTTGAAGTTTGGGTGGTTTTTTCTATTTTACATG ATTCATATAATCTTCTGTGTGTGGGCAGCTGTGGCTCCTCCATTCCCTTTCAAAGGAAAATCTTTGGC TGGGATTTTACCTGCAATTGATGTCATAAGCAAGAATGCTATTGTGGGG ATATTTTATTTTGTTGGATTCGGCTTGTTCTGCCTTGAATCACTTCTGAGCATCGGTGTCATTCAG CAAGTATACATGTATTTCCGTGGAAGTGGAAAAGCTGCAGAGATGAAACGTGAGGCAGCACGTAGTGCTCTAAGTTCAGCCTTCTGA